In a single window of the Candidatus Poribacteria bacterium genome:
- a CDS encoding T9SS type A sorting domain-containing protein — protein IAMNADGTRRYTMPGQSTTVTITADMANSSLSVGSMLVSTNDAFIAAIDVPLFDEDGMPVSASLDLMAYDAGSEDNTEMASDIPGPLGLDEATDPPGSNERVPTEGGVIAAHEGIQGGGDVTEAFAWEEPTAMLTITPVDAPAEPMPEEPMPEPVVEGPGFDVTLEAGLNMISIPLMPAEPYTAKSLAEMLGATAVIQLDAATQHFVGYTIADEGDGFGITGDKGYIVNTPSGGMVKFTGDAWDNQPEPEEAPAEEPVAEEEAPAEEEVVEEPAAEEEAPADDAAADAEVEAEANGDAAPAAPALATYKSAWAFIVTSDIKGMETGTAYTLVAENLRTGTIATENVSSATRRSSAVWADLNRKSVVEAGDKLKVALYDDTNRIVSGPFQRTVTTSDIHNAFLSLQLRVGDVQPQDTLLAQNFPNPFNPETWIPYQLSESTEVKIAIYDVSGRLVRSLDLGWQPTGSYMTPSSAAYWDGRNAVGERVASGIYFYTLQTSDFAATRRMVILK, from the coding sequence GATCGCTATGAATGCGGATGGGACGCGCAGATATACGATGCCGGGTCAATCTACGACGGTCACTATAACGGCTGATATGGCCAATTCTTCGCTGTCTGTCGGATCAATGTTGGTCTCAACAAACGATGCGTTCATCGCTGCGATTGATGTACCCCTCTTTGACGAAGATGGGATGCCTGTTTCAGCGAGTCTTGATTTGATGGCGTATGACGCTGGTAGTGAAGATAACACAGAGATGGCTTCGGATATTCCGGGACCCCTCGGTTTAGATGAAGCGACGGATCCCCCAGGAAGCAATGAACGTGTTCCGACGGAAGGTGGCGTCATAGCAGCCCATGAAGGTATCCAAGGTGGTGGTGATGTCACTGAAGCGTTTGCGTGGGAAGAGCCGACGGCAATGTTGACGATCACGCCAGTTGATGCCCCTGCGGAACCGATGCCCGAGGAACCGATGCCTGAACCGGTCGTAGAAGGTCCTGGTTTTGATGTGACGCTTGAAGCGGGTTTGAACATGATTTCGATCCCTCTGATGCCGGCAGAACCCTACACGGCGAAATCGTTAGCGGAAATGCTGGGTGCGACAGCCGTTATTCAACTCGATGCAGCAACGCAGCATTTTGTCGGTTACACGATAGCCGATGAAGGTGATGGATTTGGCATTACGGGGGACAAAGGTTATATCGTGAACACACCGTCTGGCGGTATGGTAAAGTTCACGGGTGATGCATGGGACAACCAGCCTGAACCTGAAGAAGCCCCTGCTGAAGAACCAGTTGCCGAAGAAGAGGCTCCCGCAGAGGAAGAGGTTGTTGAGGAACCCGCTGCTGAAGAAGAAGCGCCTGCTGATGACGCAGCCGCTGATGCTGAAGTTGAAGCCGAAGCGAATGGTGATGCCGCTCCCGCCGCTCCCGCTCTCGCAACCTATAAAAGCGCATGGGCGTTCATCGTGACCAGCGACATCAAAGGCATGGAAACTGGAACGGCATATACCCTCGTCGCTGAGAACCTCCGCACTGGCACAATCGCCACGGAAAACGTCTCAAGTGCAACGAGACGCTCTTCTGCCGTCTGGGCAGACCTGAACCGCAAGAGCGTCGTTGAAGCCGGTGATAAACTCAAAGTCGCCCTTTACGACGACACCAACAGAATCGTCTCAGGTCCCTTCCAACGCACGGTGACGACGAGTGACATTCACAATGCCTTCTTGAGTCTACAACTGCGGGTTGGAGATGTGCAGCCACAAGACACGTTGCTTGCGCAGAACTTCCCGAATCCGTTCAATCCTGAGACATGGATTCCGTATCAGTTGAGCGAATCGACAGAAGTGAAGATTGCGATCTATGATGTATCGGGTCGTTTGGTTCGTTCATTAGATTTGGGTTGGCAGCCGACGGGTTCGTATATGACGCCGTCGAGTGCTGCGTATTGGGATGGTAGGAACGCTGTCGGTGAGCGTGTTGCGAGTGGTATCTACTTCTATACGCTACAGACATCAGATTTCGCTGCGACCCGACGGATGGTTATCCTTAAGTAG